The segment AATATCTGCGCCGCTAGGCGCTGAAGTATTGGCCAAATTAATTGGTCCGGCTACTACATTAGATTCACATCCCGTTGTTGGGTTAGTTATGCTCAAATTAGTATAAGCCCCATTATTCAAGCCGGAAATAGATATTCCTGAAGCTGTTGCAGTTATCGACCTGGTCGATTGGGCTACACCATTAAAAGAAAAGTCTACATCATAAGTACCGGATGTTACACCAGTCAAAACAATAGCCCCATTCGGGGAAACGCAATCCGTAGGTTGTGTATGCGTTCCTTCTGCAATTGTTGCTGTTGTCGGGTCACTTAAGGTCACATCAATGTTTTCGACTGAAGTTTTTGAATTAACCGTAATGGTAATGTCATTATAGGTTCCTGCAGACAGTCCACTTATGGTAGCATTTCCAGATCCATCGACCACCACACCACTAAAACTTGCAGTACCTACCCCATCGTGATAGTCTAGTGAGTAAGTTCCAGCCGCAACATCAGTAAAAGTCAAAGCGATTGACCCGTCTGTACCTCCACAAGTAGACGGATTGGAGGGTGTACTACTCGTAATAGATGGAGTAGGTATTACCGGATCGGTCAATACCACATCAATATCAGCTACCGAAGTACAACTGTTATGGGTGATCGAAATGTTGTTATAAGTACCTTCAGTCAATCCGGAAATAGTAGCAGATCCTGAAGTAATAGTCACACCAGTGAACGTCTGCGCACTTGGAGCTCCATCTTCATAGTCTAATGTATACGAACCATTCGGAACACCAGTAATTGTCAGGATTATTTGACCATCTGCTCCTCCAGGGGTTGTTGGATTGGATGAAGAGATAAGTGAAACGGTTGGTTTAGTCGGATTTGTTAAAATAACGTCTGGAAACTCCGCACTCAAACAGCCCAGATATGTTAGACTCAGGTTATTATAGGTGCCTGCCCCAGTATTAATTGTTGCCAAATTAGATGAAATGGCAACATTTGAAAAGCTTCCGCCATCGTAATCAATGGCATAATTTCCATTAGCCACTCCAGTAAATGTCAGATTTATAGAGCCGTTACCTCCGCACGCAGTTGGGTTGGTTTTTGTCGCTGCAATAGTATGTGTCGACGGATCCGAAAGCGTAACATCCGGATTTTCGTCTGTAGTACACCCAGTGGTCGCATCCGTAATATTTAAATTGAGATAGTTACCCGCAGATGCCGGTACTGATGCGGTATTAGAATTTACCACGACAGGAGAAAAACTCCCGCCATCATAATTGATCGCATAGGTGGTACCATCCGCGACTCCTGTAAAAGTGAAATTAATAGTGCCTGTCCCCCCACATGCCGATGGATTGGCGCTACCAGAAACAGCTATCGTCGGATTAGGGTCACTAATGGTGACTGGTCCGATACTATTGGATTTACATTCTGTTACCGTGGGTGTAATGGTGATATTTGTGTAAAGTCCGGCATCCAGCCCCGTTAGTAAAATCTCACCAGTAAAAATATCGCCATCTGCAGTTTTGGTGGTAAATACGCCATCATCTAGGTAATTGATATCGTACGTAACTACAGAACCTGTAATCGAACTAGTCAATACCATATTTCCTGTAGATGCACCACAAGTAGCTGGCATAGTCACTGAACCTAAGGTCAACACCGGTGAAGCTGCATTGGTCAGCACAACAGGACCTGCTATTACATTTCCACAGGTCAAGGTAATTGCTGTTCCCGTAATCGAAATATCAGAGTATTCCCCCGGGCCTAAACCACCAATAGCAATTTCTCCGGATCCATTTGCCGTAGGGGTAGTTGTCGCGGCGGCAATCCCATCTACCTTGTAATCCAAAGTGTAGGTTTGCCCATTGCTTAACCCTGAAAGCGTGATGATTCCATCAGGTGAAGGACAATTTGACGGTTGTTGAGTAATGACATGGGTTAAATTGATTTCTTCTGGAGATACTGCGATGGTTCCAACCGTCACCTTACAGGTACCAGCCCCAATTCTCGAAGCGATCAAACTAATAGAGGTCACACTTGCGTCAATGGCATAGGTGGTAAGGCTAAGGGCAGTACCATCGCCCAATGAAGCTGGGCCGACACCATTCTCATTCTGATCCTGCAATTCGTAAATGATCAAATTTTCGGTAGTACTTACCGAAAAATCAATTGTTTCTCCTGCACAAATAGTGGTGGCCGAGGTGGCTGCAAAGGTCATGGTGTTATCCGGTAATTGACAAAGTACCACTTCCCCCGCAGAATGGGCGCTTTCACAAAGTGAACCGGATTGGGACGTCACTGTAACTGTGGCCCCGGCATACAATACATCGTAACCTGTGACACTTGCAGCATTTAAATCAGTAATGGTCCATGCATTTGAACTCACCGTACCCGTAAATCCATCTACAATATCTCCATCCAGATATAGATAAATTGTAGCTCCATCAGCTAGAGAACTCGTCCCTGAAATGCTTGCATCTCCTCTTCTGATTTCATTCGGTGTGGCTGGGTTTGTGATCGCCAATGACGCATCCACCGTTTGACTTTGAATCTGAATTTCGGTGGAATAAGCACTCACTGTTTCCCCAGACCCTGTTGCTGTAGCTACTACATAATCACCCTCATTTATCGTAATACTACTTAATGTCCAGGATGAACCTGTAGTACTTGGTATGCTCCCTACGAGCGTATAACCACTTCCTGAAGTAGTACTGGAATAAACATCTATTTTTGTGCCAGCACCTGATGCTGTCACTCCCGAAATTTCTGAAATAGATCCACCCGAGGGTGCACAGTAATCCCCCACAAATGTTGGAACAGCTGATTGGACAGGGGCAGCTGTTACCACTACATCACCCGATTCGGCTGGGCATAAAGAGGTCTGAGTTGCGTAAACCGAAACTACCTGACCTGCAGTAAGTGTGGGTAATGCGAGAGAATAGGAGGTTGTTCCTGTAGTAGTAAAGGTAGTTCCCGTTGCAGCTCCATCAATATACAACTCGACTGTTGCGTTACTTGCTTTTGTACCAGTGATTGAAGTTGTTGTGGTGAGTATTGTCGTTTGTGTTATTGTAGGAGTTGTTGTCGCACCTACACCCTGACATACGTAAGCTCGGGTTGATGCACATCCACTTCCCTGAACAACTATATAGTAAACTCCATTGGGAACTGCAGAACCCTGATTAGCATCAACAGCTCCGGTATAGGTTCCGGACGCAGTTGTTACTACAGTAATAGGATTTTCATTAGCAGCCCATTTTGATCCTGCAATCAAACTTCCCGTTGCATCATCGTATAATGACACGGTAAATGATGTGTTGGCAGCATCAGTAAGGGAAAAATTAACCCCGCTTCCATTACCTGTAACAGATAATGTGTGTGCCGGATTGGCACAAGTAGCCCCGACAGTGGTGGGGTCGCAATTAGAATAAGAGGTTGATTTCTGTTTACTTGAAGTGGCCGCTGCCGCTGTGGCACTCACTTTCGCTGTGGCAGTAAATACTTCATTGGCTGCTGTTGCAGTTATCCCAGAGAGGGTCCAGATCCCCCCCGAGGCTAAAGTGGTTCCTTGCGAAAGACCACCTCTAAATACCTCTATCGTTGCTCCATCTACTTCGGCAGTGGTTCCCGAAATAGAAGTCACACCCACTCCGATTGGTCCGTCTATCAGTGGACAAGCTGCTCTTGGATTAATCTTTGTCCCGCCGCTTATGTCGTCCCCTGAGGTAGGAGGAAAAACATCTATTAAATCTTGAAATAAGTCATCAGTTAC is part of the Marinoscillum sp. 108 genome and harbors:
- a CDS encoding PKD domain-containing protein — protein: MKRIIILLLLIFVMFQASAQTKGLIYKPANAGKSVLDPNLDGYVSETDQGFMVDDETESEIPYVPLPVVGAGEPSSDNSAGPSCGFVDLVRSEDDETIYTYSDGTNLFFRFRLGGTAENSKGYTILVDTDQLFGNGSDPHYVSGNPGFEYEITLRTNFGVSIYDINNNTLTSTEIGDGTVDRPYADFAQKAIAGSEICGTDYFYDFYVPYADLPFSSSTPVRMVGGTTIAPKNSTGFKMADLGGIDDDLGVTDDLFQDLIDVFPPTSGDDISGGTKINPRAACPLIDGPIGVGVTSISGTTAEVDGATIEVFRGGLSQGTTLASGGIWTLSGITATAANEVFTATAKVSATAAAATSSKQKSTSYSNCDPTTVGATCANPAHTLSVTGNGSGVNFSLTDAANTSFTVSLYDDATGSLIAGSKWAANENPITVVTTASGTYTGAVDANQGSAVPNGVYYIVVQGSGCASTRAYVCQGVGATTTPTITQTTILTTTTSITGTKASNATVELYIDGAATGTTFTTTGTTSYSLALPTLTAGQVVSVYATQTSLCPAESGDVVVTAAPVQSAVPTFVGDYCAPSGGSISEISGVTASGAGTKIDVYSSTTSGSGYTLVGSIPSTTGSSWTLSSITINEGDYVVATATGSGETVSAYSTEIQIQSQTVDASLAITNPATPNEIRRGDASISGTSSLADGATIYLYLDGDIVDGFTGTVSSNAWTITDLNAASVTGYDVLYAGATVTVTSQSGSLCESAHSAGEVVLCQLPDNTMTFAATSATTICAGETIDFSVSTTENLIIYELQDQNENGVGPASLGDGTALSLTTYAIDASVTSISLIASRIGAGTCKVTVGTIAVSPEEINLTHVITQQPSNCPSPDGIITLSGLSNGQTYTLDYKVDGIAAATTTPTANGSGEIAIGGLGPGEYSDISITGTAITLTCGNVIAGPVVLTNAASPVLTLGSVTMPATCGASTGNMVLTSSITGSVVTYDINYLDDGVFTTKTADGDIFTGEILLTGLDAGLYTNITITPTVTECKSNSIGPVTISDPNPTIAVSGSANPSACGGTGTINFTFTGVADGTTYAINYDGGSFSPVVVNSNTASVPASAGNYLNLNITDATTGCTTDENPDVTLSDPSTHTIAATKTNPTACGGNGSINLTFTGVANGNYAIDYDGGSFSNVAISSNLATINTGAGTYNNLSLTYLGCLSAEFPDVILTNPTKPTVSLISSSNPTTPGGADGQIILTITGVPNGSYTLDYEDGAPSAQTFTGVTITSGSATISGLTEGTYNNISITHNSCTSVADIDVVLTDPVIPTPSITSSTPSNPSTCGGTDGSIALTFTDVAAGTYSLDYHDGVGTASFSGVVVDGSGNATISGLSAGTYNDITITVNSKTSVENIDVTLSDPTTATIAEGTHTQPTDCVSPNGAIVLTGVTSGTYDVDFSFNGVAQSTRSITATASGISISGLNNGAYTNLSITNPTTGCESNVVAGPINLANTSAPSGADITTTTTILSTTTTTADLTASATDNSGTTNLTYAWTTGDGTIDSGAATATATVSDPGTYTVTITDPDNGCTTTAQQIITEDLVAPGVVISGQPAAVNSTTPYNVTVDFGEVVTGFVIGEVDVANG